The DNA region TCTACTGTGTATTAGTGTACTGGCTCTCAAAAACATTTGTGTGGCTTTAAATGGACACACACAGCCCTGGagagtcagaagaaaaaaaattggggagCGGTGgtacatctttattttttaaaagacccacAGCTACTTTTACTGGGCATCTAGAGAATTACTGTATTAGAGATCCATGATTTGGTTTTACTGATTTCATGACAAAGCAGAGCTAAAAAAGCCAAGACACTTGACATTTCAGATCCTGGCTCGGGGTACAGGGTCTGTTGGATGGTGAGTGTTGTAGGGGGCTTGGCACCTCTGCTGGACCCTTAGGGAGGGGGCTCTGGCTTGGATGGTTCCCCTTGCTTCAGGACCCTTTTTTAGCTCTGGACCCTCTCAGCCTGCTGCCATCTATCCTGCTCTGTCCCTGCCTGTCCAGCCATGCTGCGGAGAGCAAAGACTGTCCCTGGGACCACCCACCCAGTAGCCTCATCTCTAGCACCTTGTCTTTGCTGCACCAGGGGGATGTTAGGGATGCTCTCCTGATTCTTGGTGAGGGGGACCCATGCCCACAGTCTGTAGATGATGCAAGCAAGCCCCGTCCAGatggaggctttttttttctcttagaaagtTCAGCTGAAGCTGCCAGCTCTGCAGGATGAGAGGACAGAGATGCAGGCCACCGGAACCACCTGGGGCCACACACCAAGTTGGGGTGGCGGTTCCCACAAGCAGTGTTAACCATCTCAGCAACTTCCCTAGTGAGCCCACGTGTCCTACGCTCACCCCTCACTCTCCCAGCTCAGGCTTTGTTCTGGGGAGAGCCTCCAGTGAGCTATTTAATCTGGTTGGCCTTTTGGGGGTAAGAAAGACCTGTACCCTTCCCAAGCGGGAGCTGGAACCCTTTCCCTCTTCAAACTCAAACTCAGATGCACAGTGGGCTGGGTCCTCGAAGCACAGTGCCCCAGTGGGGAGGGTGACCCACCGCAGGCTCACCTGCCTGGGGGAACCTCGGCTACCCTGGGGCTTGACCCTCAAAGCTATGCTCTGCCTGGCACATCCTCTCCCTGAACATCTGTATGGAGAGAGGGGGAGAAGAGTGGGGAATGAGGTCCTGAATCTGGACCTCTCtgcaacccccccacccccatcccttctCCACACATGGGCCAGAGTGAGTCTCTTAAAAGGCAAATCAGGTCATATTGCATCCTGCTagccccccactgctttcccagCTGCCTTAGAATCATGGATGATCTGGtccctctgacctcatctctcaCTCTTCTTCCcgagccccctcccagccccactggccttctttGAATAGGCCACTAACAGGCCAACCCTAGGGCCTCTGCACTAGCTGTTCCCTTCACCTGGAGTGCCCTTCCCCCTTATCTTTGTCCTTCTTGTCACTCAGATATCAGCTTAGACGCACCTCCTCAGAGGTCCTCCCTGACCACGGGATCTAAAGTAACTGATAATCACTTTCTGTGACAGCAGCTTGTCTTAATCGCCTGCACAGCACTTATTACAGACTCATCATAGCTATCTAGTTTGTTTATtatcttctctcccctcctccccgcagGGTGCAAAGTccccccagagggcagtggcctCCGCCGTTGTCCCCTACAGAATCCCCCAGTGGTCTAGAAGAGGCCTGGCTTACAGTAGGGGCTGTACACAGTTGCCCAATGAATGGTTGAGCAGCTGTAAATGGGGACATCAGCTGTTGCGCGGGCGCGCGCGCCAGGCCGTGGCGCTCACGGTCGAGTGCGCGGATTTTATCTCGTTGCGGGTCCCGGGGGAGGGACGCCCACCTCTGGCCGGCTGGCAGCAGACGCGCAGTAAATGCACTTCAGGGACGCGAGGATAAACGAGACGGACTCACACAGCCAGTGGGAAGACCCGGGTGCCGGGCCAGGCTGCGGTGGGGAAGGCTTTTCGCCGCCGACTCGGCGCCCCCAGAGTTAAGACCCCAGTGGGAGACCATCCTCCACCTTCCCCAGTGGTCTCCACGTCGTGAATCACAGATTCTCTCCCGAATTCCGGGGCGAGCGGTCGGGTTGGCGGGGGAACGGTGCGTGTCCCCGGCGCCCTCGCCCCCTCCTGGCAAGGAAGAGGGTACGGACCGTGCTCCGGGACGGTTGGCGAGGCCATGGCCTTCCCGGTGCGCAGCCCGGGGCTGGAGTGGAAACGCCGCAACCTCGGCGCGCTCCGGCAGGGGACGGGGGTGGAAATGGGGGCGGAGGAGCCGGCGGCAGGGAAGGGGACAAAGAGCCGCTCTGCCGCCGGGGAGAGCGACCCCCGTGTCAGAGTCCTATTGTCCGTCGTATCTCAGACTAAGCTGGACTCTGGTGCCCccgggagggagaaggggagctgTCCTTCGGATCTTGcgtatttgtttatttggggcGGGGGAGGCCGGGCGGGGCACGCGGGCCCAGGAAGGGGCTGGGCGCCCATTTCCGCGCGTCTCCTTTAAGGGAAGCCCTGCCCTACCTTTCCCACCTTCCCCCTCCTCGCAGCCGTACCTGCATTTTAAAAGCGCCCTGTAGCCCTGGGATTGGCCGAGGCCGCGTCCTCCCGGCGCAGAAACTTGAACCGCCGGTGGACTGTACCATCTCCGCGGCGTCCCCCGCTTGCGCCCCGCCCCTCCCGCACACCCCCGGAGAGGCCCAATCGGACGGGAGTGGGGGCGGGACCACGGCTCGAGCGCGCCTGTGGCAGGGCCCCGGGCGGGCGGGCGCACGGCGCGGGGGGACGTGGGGGCCGGCCGTGCCTCGCCCGCTCCCTTCCCCGGAGGCGGGGCCGGGCCgcggcgccccgcccctccccgcccggAGTGGGCGGGGTGGCTGGGGCTCCGGAGCTGGGCCGGGGGCGGGCCTCCGCCTGCTTCGCCTAAGCCCGGAGAGCGCCCGGCACTGCAGCCGCCGACGCAGCAGCGGTCCCAGCTCGCCGAGCCTCGAGACACGCGGGTTCCCGGGCGGCCCGGGAGGGCGCTGCGTGAGGGCGCGCGAGGCGGCGCGGGGCAGGCCTCACGCGCCCCTGGTCGCCCCCCGCCCGCGGGCGGACCGGCCCAGCGCAGCCCCGGCACGGGGAGCGCCGGCCGGGCGAGGGCGCGGGCGATGCCGCGGTGACGGCCCCGCCATGGCGAAGCCcccggcggcagcggcggcggcggcggcgtcgtCGGAGGAGCTGAGCCAGGTGCCGGACGAGGAGCTGCTGCGCTGGAGCAAGGAGGAGCTGGCGCGGCGGCTGCGGCGCGCCGAGGGCGAGAAGGTGGGCCTCATGCTGGAGCACGGCGGCCTGATGCGCGACGTGAACCGGCGGCTGCAGCAGCACCTGCTGGAGATCCGCGGCCTCAAGGACGTGAACCAGCGGCTGCAGGACGACAACCAGGAGCTGCGCGAGCTCTGCTGCTTCCTCGACGACGACCGGCAGAAGGGGCGCAAGCTGGCGCGCGAGTGGCAGCGCTTCGGGCGCCATGCGGCCGGCGCCGTGTGGCACGAGGTGGCCCGCTCGCAGCAGAAGCTGCGCGAGCTCGAGGCGCGCCAGGAGGCCCTGCTGCGTGAGAACCTGGAGCTCAAGGAGCTGGTGCTGCTGCTGGACGAGGAGCGCGCGGCGCTGGCGgggggcgcgggcggcggcggcggcggcggcggcggcggtggcgccGGTTCCCGTAGCTCCATCGACAGCCAGGCCAGCCTGAGCGGGCCGCTGGCGGGCGGCGCGGCCGGAGCGGGGACCCGCGACGTGGGCGACGGCAGCAGCACGTCGAGCGCCGGCAGCGGTGGCAGCCCCGACCACCACCACCACGTCCCGCCCCCGCTGCTGCCCCCCGGGCCGCACAAGGCTCCGGACAGCAAGGCTGTCGCAACGCGCAGGTCCCTGGACGACCTGTCGGCGCCACCGCACCACCGAAGCATCCCCAACGGCCTGCACGGTAAGGACGGCACCTGCCGGGCGGCGCGGGTCTCGGGCCCAGAGTCCCTTCCCCCGCGGGCAGCCGCCACTCTAGACCCCTCCTCCAGCTGGCATCCAGAGAGATCCCGAGCCCACCCGCAGTGGGGCTTTGGGTGGTGATTTTCTGGTTAAGTGGTGGAGGCGTGTCCCTGCCCCTCTGAATACGCAGCGGGCCGGGGACCGCCAGACCCCGGAAAAGTTTCTCTCCTGCGGAGTTTATCAGTATCAGAGTCTGGCGCTGTAGGGCTGGCTGGAGGCACCGCATCCCTGCCTGGAAACCGTTGTCCGGGAGCGGGAAgtttttaatggaaaagaaagaaagaaaagcccttTGAGGGAAAGTGAAATTCCCTCTCTTATCTGGAGCAACAGGCAGCCCCAAACCTAAGCAGTGTTCACCTGTGTACTGGGGCTGGAATTCCACCTGACCTTCTCCCTGCTGCCTGCCCGCTGGGAAGGCTCAGAGGCAGGTGGGCCAGAGTACGCGGGGCTAAGAGCCTTCCTCGTTTGCTGTTAGTCCTGCCTTTCTCAGGGCTCAGGGAGTTTTCTCAACCGAGGTTCTAAAACTTTCCAGAGGAATATGGGCTTGGAATGAATCCTGGCTTTTTGTCTCTGCAGgcctcggtttccttatctgtagaatggAGCCGATAATCCCTACCTCCTGGATTTGAGGTGGAGATAAAAGCCTCTGAAGGGTTTGTAAACTGTTGGTCACCTTACAGGAAGTGCCACAGTCGTCTGCGTTGGCCAGGGTGTGGGTGGGAGGACCTTTGGCCTCAGGAAAGCTCAGCTACTGTCGTCTTCCACGCCTGTGTGACTGTTGGGCCCAAGGCAGAGGGCTCTGTAGGAGCGGAGCAGCCggcccccatccccagccctctGATCAGTGGTTCTTCCTGCTGCCtgtctcctctcccacctccctgtcCTTCCACATTTTTAGTGGCTTGGCTGCTACTTCTGGTGGCAGTTGCTGCTGCCTGAACTATTTGCCTGAAGGTGGAGATTAAACAGCCCTTTCTGGTTCTCTTTAAAGGCTTTCCTAGTTCAGAGAAAGTGTATCTAGGCTTTAAGTGACTGTTCTTCCCCAGAGTgacagcctgggggtggggtggggacagggtgCTCTCTCTTTGGTTTGGTGGCCAAGTGGCCTCTGCAGGtgcccggggtggggggtggggcctggggtggGAACTGGAcccggggaggtggggtgataG from Eschrichtius robustus isolate mEscRob2 chromosome 1, mEscRob2.pri, whole genome shotgun sequence includes:
- the CCDC85C gene encoding coiled-coil domain-containing protein 85C: MAKPPAAAAAAAASSEELSQVPDEELLRWSKEELARRLRRAEGEKVGLMLEHGGLMRDVNRRLQQHLLEIRGLKDVNQRLQDDNQELRELCCFLDDDRQKGRKLAREWQRFGRHAAGAVWHEVARSQQKLRELEARQEALLRENLELKELVLLLDEERAALAGGAGGGGGGGGGGGAGSRSSIDSQASLSGPLAGGAAGAGTRDVGDGSSTSSAGSGGSPDHHHHVPPPLLPPGPHKAPDSKAVATRRSLDDLSAPPHHRSIPNGLHDPSSTYIRQLETKVKLLEGDKLLAQQAGSGEFRTLRKGFSPYHSESQLSSLPPSYQDARQNGPACTVPELSSGGYSSAGQKPEAVVHAMKVLEVHENLERQLQDSCEEDLSEKEKAIVREMCNVVWRKLGDAASSKPSIRQHLSGNQFKGPL